The genome window CCCTTGTCGGCGTGATGGTGAGGAAGTCCTCCAGGCCCAGGGGCGGCAGTGGCGAGGTGGGCATCAGGGCCTCGACCTTGCCCTGGCGCAGCACGAGCGGCGGGGGATGTCCACGATTGACCACCTGGACCGTGCAGTTGTCGCACACCTGAGCAACGACGGCGGTGACGAAGTCCTCGGCCCGTTCTTCCTCACAGCCTTGATCGATCGCGTTTCTCCCGGTGCTCTGCCGTTCCAGTGCGGCCGCGCAGTGGTTCATCACTTCGACCAGTTCGGCGTCATAGTGCGCGGCCTCCCGGAAGGCACCCAGCACCGCAGCGGCCAACCGCACGGCGGGCAGTCCCTTGCCACGGACGTCCCCCACGATCATCCGGACCCCGTACCGGGTGTGCACAGCCTCGTACAGATCTCCCCCGATCTGGGCCCCCGTCTCGGCCGCGCGGTACATGCTGGCCATCTGGACGGGACCCAGCCTGGCGGGCACGGGTGGCAGGACCACCCGTTGCGCTGCCATGGCGACGCGGCGTACCTGGTCCAGCTCGCTCTGCCTGCGCATGCGCATGGTGTTGCTCATGACGATGCTGGCCACTGACACCACGAAGAGCGACAGGAGGTTGCTATAGGCCTGGCCGGCCCAGCTGTCGTGGAGGGTCGCCGTGATCACGGTGACGGCAAGAGCTCCGGCCGCTGCCGAGAGGGTGCCTTTCGGCCCCATCGTGAGCGACGCCAGGGCCGGCATCGCTGCGAGGATGGGACCGGTGGTCACGGCATGCGCGGGCGAGAGCTCGATGCCCAGCGCGAGCACGATGATCATGAACGGCACACACTGCGCGAGTCTGAGCAGGACCCCGCTGTGCTCGCCCGCTCCTGACAAATCAGATGAGCCGAACAGCGACCGCATGGCTACAGCCTGCCTCGCTGAAGTCCCGTGCTCCACTCGACCGCCCTGGTCTCGGCCGGGCCGGTCGATCGTCGCCCGGCTTGCCGGTGTCGGCTCCTGGCCGGCCCCGGGCACGTGGGCAGCGCGAGGCCTTGCGGGGCGTGTGACGCCTATGCCGGGGCCTTCAGCAGCCGTTCCGCCAGGACCGCGGCCGATGCGGGGTTCTGCCCGGTGTACAGGTTGCGGTCCACCACCGTGTACGGCTTCCAGATCTCGCCGCGGGTGAAATCGACGCCCAACTCTTTGAGCTCGTCCTCCAGCAGCCACCGAGCCCTGGGGCCCAGCCCGACGGCGTTCTACTCGTCGTTGGTGAAGGCCGTGAACCGGTAGCCGGCGAAGGGCGAAGCGCCGTGCACCCTGGTGGCCAGCATCGCGGCCGGCGCATGGCAGACGACGGCGAGCGGTTTGCCGGAGGCGAGCGCGGCGGTCAGCAGTCGGCCCGCGTCGGCGTCGGCCCACAGATCCTCCATGGGACCGTGGCCGCCGGGGAAGTAGACGGCGTCGTAGTCCTCAAGGCGGGCGTCCGACAGCTGGATCGGCCGCCGCATCTCCTCCGCGGAGCGGATGATGCCCTCCAGTTCGAGGGCGGTCTCCGGACTGCCTGCCGTCTCGGGTCGCAGGCTCATCATGTCCACGTTCGGGACGACGCCGTGGGGAGTGGCCCCCACGACCTGGTGGCCGGCTTCCGTGAGCGCCTTGTAAGGGGCCGCGAACTCCTCGGGCCAGTAACCGGTGGCATGTCTGGTGCCGTCCTTGAGCGTCCAGTACGTGGATCCGGTCATCACGAACAGTAGTTTCGCCATTACGGAAGCGCCTCCTCATCCTCGCCCGATGCGACGGGAGGTCGTGACCTCCGTCAGCCTATGCCGGGATCCGATCAGGCACATGCGGGGCGGCTGCCGTTCAACGCCCGCCGGACATCGATGCCGCAGTGGCCCTCGGCTGTCGGATCAGACGCCGGAGGCAGGGCGGGTGGGCTTCGAGGGCCCCTCGGGTGTCAGGCCTTCGCCGAGTGCGGCGATCGCGGCGGGTCCGTGGCCGGCGGCGAGCAGTGGGGTGCGGACGTCGAGGTCGAGGTCGGGGAGGTGGCCGAGCAGTACGTCGGCCGGTCCCTCGATCCGCAGTCGGCCGAGCCCGGCCGGCAGCAACAGGCTCTCGGCCCGGGCCAGTCGCTCGCGTCCGCCCGGGTGGCCACGGTGACGGGCGGCCCCGCATTGCCGAGGACCAGCCCGGTGGCGAACGCGTGCACCAGGGGCCGCGACGATGCCGATCCGCCATCGCTCCAGGGCATAGGGGCCGGCGCAGAGCACGGTGCGCTCCACGCCGTCGTCGACCGGCACGCTCAGACCGGACTGGAAGTCGGGCGCGGCTCGGGCCGCCACTCGTCCAGGAGCCGCTCCAGGTTGGTGTGCCGCTCCTGGTCCGTGATCGGCGAGCCGTCCTCGATCCGGTGGCGCATGGCGTGCTGCTGGATGCCGGAGGTCTGCTCGATCTCGTGGACGAGGGTGCCGGGGCCGAAGCTGTGCAGGGTCCCGCCGGGGACGTAGAGGGTCTGCCCGGCGCGCACCGGCAGGCGGCGCAGGACCGCGTCGAAGTCATGCGCCGCAGGGGCCCGGTGGAGCCGGTCGCGGTCGACGACGGGCTCGACGCCGACCAGGGCGGTGGCGTCGGGGGCTGCTTCCCAGGAGATAGCCGACCTGCACGCGGCGGGAGCCGTCCGATGACCGGCACCGGGGCGGTGGGTGTGCGTCACGAGGAGTGCAACGACGTCCGCCGTCACGGCGCAGCCGGCGCTCGGGCCGACGGCGCGATCAGTGTCCGGCGCGACGGCGCGGTCGCCACCGTGCGCGTGGGCACCGGACGCCGGGCCAACGCCCTCGCCATCCGCGACTGGCGCGCTCTGGCCGCCGTCTTCGAAGCCCTTGGTCAAGACCCGTCGCTCGGCGCCGTCGTCGTCTCCGGGCGCGGCTCGGCCACCTTCAGCGCCGGGTCCGACATGCGCGAATGGCTCTCGGCCAGGCCTGCCGAGATCGACGCGAGCTTCGCGGCCATGTAGAGCGCGCTGCGCGCCGTCGAACGCCTCCCCGTCCCCGTCGTCGCCCAGGTCCGCGGCTCGGCCGTCGGTGCCGGCTGCCAGCTGGCCTGTGCCTGCGATCTGCGGATCGTCGCCGACGACTCCCGGACCGGGATGCCCATCGCCCGCTGGGGCATCCTCGTGCCCCCCGCCTTCGCCGCCCGCATCGCGCTGCTCACGGGCCCCGCAACCGCCGGCGACCTGCTGCTGACCGGACGGCTGGTGGACGGCGCGGAGGCTGTCCGGCTCGGCCTCGCCACCGTGAGCGTCCCGGCCGCCGAACTCGACACCGCCACCGCGGACCTGGTCGCCTCGATCACCACGCACCCGCCGGCCGCCGTCCGAGCCGCCAAGCGCGCCGTGGACACCGTCATCGCCCCCACCCGCGACCACCTGCACGGGCTCCCCGCCGGTCCGGCCGCCGACTACGACAGCATGCGGCTCAGCCTCGGCTCCT of Streptomyces cynarae contains these proteins:
- a CDS encoding PP2C family protein-serine/threonine phosphatase encodes the protein MRSLFGSSDLSGAGEHSGVLLRLAQCVPFMIIVLALGIELSPAHAVTTGPILAAMPALASLTMGPKGTLSAAAGALAVTVITATLHDSWAGQAYSNLLSLFVVSVASIVMSNTMRMRRQSELDQVRRVAMAAQRVVLPPVPARLGPVQMASMYRAAETGAQIGGDLYEAVHTRYGVRMIVGDVRGKGLPAVRLAAAVLGAFREAAHYDAELVEVMNHCAAALERQSTGRNAIDQGCEEERAEDFVTAVVAQVCDNCTVQVVNRGHPPPLVLRQGKVEALMPTSPLPPLGLEDFLTITPTRAEHYPFEPGDRLLLHTDGVIEARSPDGVFFPLHEAMEAVHPCTPSEFLEQLHEGLIRHTGGRLADDAAMLLVERLAHGGEHGGEAIASSTDGRN
- a CDS encoding cupin domain-containing protein, with the protein product MTHTHRPGAGHRTAPAACRSAISWEAAPDATALVGVEPVVDRDRLHRAPAAHDFDAVLRRLPVRAGQTLYVPGGTLHSFGPGTLVHEIEQTSGIQQHAMRHRIEDGSPITDQERHTNLERLLDEWRPEPRPTSSPV
- a CDS encoding enoyl-CoA hydratase-related protein, translating into MTGTGAVGVRHEECNDVRRHGAAGARADGAISVRRDGAVATVRVGTGRRANALAIRDWRALAAVFEALGQDPSLGAVVVSGRGSATFSAGSDMREWLSARPAEIDASFAAM
- a CDS encoding enoyl-CoA hydratase/isomerase family protein, whose product is MRAVERLPVPVVAQVRGSAVGAGCQLACACDLRIVADDSRTGMPIARWGILVPPAFAARIALLTGPATAGDLLLTGRLVDGAEAVRLGLATVSVPAAELDTATADLVASITTHPPAAVRAAKRAVDTVIAPTRDHLHGLPAGPAADYDSMRLSLGSFLTGVTSTG